AAAGAACACACGCGGTTTCTACTATTTTATACTAATTTTTCTTGCGAAAATTGTATagtatttatatgtatataaaattgaacgcaaaaaaaaagttaacaagAAATCTTTCAAAGTGCTTAACTCTGTGACAGAAGTGTGTATATTTCTTTAGGTAAGCCACACAAAAGCAAAAGACTGTTATAATAATCTGATGTCATCTCGCATTCATACTATATCATATTTTttcgtttccttttttgtGCAGTCAAAGAATGCCACAACTCTACTTGGACTTCCTGTAGTTTCCCTTTTCTGCACTTGGCTTTCCTATAGTCCAATGGCAGACATAATCTCAGTCTGTCTAGACAGACGACAATGTCGGCGACAAAACTTGTCAGTCCCTCTCCAATTGTGGAAAAGATGACTCAGACTCAgactttataaatttaattatgacaTTACTTATTATGCGACTTGCGCCTTCGCCTGTCCgcagaaaatacaaaaaaaatacaccaagatattaataaaatctgACAGCTAATGACAAATTAACAGTGCACAAGCGAAAATCTGAAAGTGATTCCAAAAAAAACCGCCCGAAAGAGAAGTGTGGGCGACTCGTGTCTCCTCGAGGGACTTTGCCAGATATCGGATATCACAAAGCTCACCCAAGGCCCACTCAGGCGTAACTAATGAGTGCGATATAAGAGGAGACCCCAAAAACCCCGaaacccccaaaaataaaaacactccAACCGATGAGATCTCGTTTGCGCATGCGCAGCAGTCGTAGCATTCGGAGCAGTGTTGGTTAACGGACGTGGGGCAAACATTGACTCGAACCGAAGCTGAAAATGCATTTCGAGTGATTGGCAAACACACGGTGGGGGCCATTTGTCCACCTTTCCCATCTAATGGTGGCAATGCTTTTTGGCTAATGGCTAAATGGGCCTTTCGACGCCTTTTCATGCACTTTTTTTCGTGCATTGATTGCAAGTGGCCGATAAGAGCTTTTGACTCATAAATCGTGATAATTATCTCAGCGCACAAGTGCAGCAAAAGTGGGTTCACCTTAAACGTCTCAAATGTTTTCATGATTTCGTGGgacttattaaattattaagtgAACCCATACACGAAAAGATTTTGCAGTTAGCTTACACAATTCTGATTCCCGATTAGATAAAAGTAGCCAGCCTTTTTGGCACTCGGCCAAAACAAGTCGCTTAATTAAGAGCCAACAGCTTAATGGCTGTCCGGAAATTCCTCGATGtcattatctttttttttttggcaattaatATCACTTTTAAAAGATTTAGCTTTACAGTAAGAGTGAACCTGAACCAGaactaaattttgtttgttgttgtattGAATTTTAGACTATTCTTTAACTGAGGtttgttaaattttgatttaataagttCGTTCAACCGACTGTAGACAGTTCTTGGTTATACATTTAAAGAATTAGATCAAATTCGAATGTGGCAAATTCTACACCTATTGGGGAatttcacacacacaaagtTTTGGGTAAACAATTTCCTTTCCTTTTGCAATCACAGTTTAAATCAAACATCCGCCGAGTTGAAAGGCGAATGGATCTGCAGGGCCTAAGAACTTTTCACCACCTTATGTGGCAGGCAGGTGACAATTCCAGTCGAACTTTTACGATGTTCGCTGGGCGGGTTGCCAGAACGTATCGTATCTTGAGGGGCGTGGAGGGGCGGTACTGGTTCTTTGGGTActtgaaaaattaatgtaCCCGGTCGGTGTTGGCAGCCAAACGCTTGACTTGTCCTCTGAGGTTCGGGAAAAATGCATAGACAAatgtcaaatatttattgaaaataaacaagacTGGCTAACAAACCGACTGACAAACAAGACGACAACggatggacatggacatggacacgACCAAGACGGAAGATGGCAGATGGACAGGGGGTTGCGTCAACAGATTTccaagaaaagaaataaaatggagtggaggtggaggtggcagcagcagcagcagcaggggtATGGGGCATGGGGCATCAAACTGACCAGAACTGAAGATGTTTGGTCATGCATCAGTGCAGCGCAGCGTTAAAAGCCGGGAAACAGTGGGAACCGAACGGGTTAAGATTGGAGCTGCCGCCAAGTGGATGGACTCACGGATGGATGGAtcgttggttggttggttgttCGGTTAGTTTGGACATCTTGGGTGCTAGACGGATGCCGAGTTCTTGTCGGGTCCCGTCAGTGGGTGCTTCAAAAGCTGCTGACCGATGGTGAGAAGAACACATGTTATTCTGTCTGTCCAACTCTTTCTCCAGCTACCGGCTTTTCCCGCCGTCTTCAAGAGGCATCCCATCCAGTACGAGTTCTCCCGGGATCCCCAtgttttggaaaaatatttatccatgCGCGGCCTGAACCGACGAGACGATCGCGATGATGATGTTCATCATGGGACAATGTGGTCGATGACTCCGCTGGGTTATGCAAGTAATGCTTGATTTGGTATTGAAGACTGGTAGCTGCCACTCAATGGTCGTTCgtcgtttgttgttgtttggatGACTCACAAAATGTGTGGGTGATGCAATTATGGGGAAATGGTGTTTGAAAGGCCATGCAGTTTCCCATTACAGCGTGACAAATGTTGGGATAACTTATGTTTATCTCTTAATTGAGGAAAGGTAATAAATTCAGTAATATTAAGGCTCATTGTGTGCCTATAATCCATTAttcaacattttgaattaattaagtgtttaaatatatataataggCAAAGTTGTATCAACTATAtctgttttgaaaatatgtatggtatggtaaatttaaaatattattaaaaacgataattaaaagataacaaagatccttaaaatatttattaagctcATTAAACTCTTTTATTCctaatatatttgaaatcaGAAGTAACCCAAAGttgtaattttatgtttaatttaaaataaataacaaacttcACAGATATATCGTAAGgttcaaatatttgtatttatacgGCCACACTGTCACTTATTatcgatatttattttatcattatAGTATCGGTATCGGTATTGTTTGCCATCCCTGTTCTCAAGCACATGTCTTCCCAGAAAACTTAAATCTATAAAAGTGCGAAGCTGAAATCATAATTGCAGTGCAGTTAAAACTCCTAACCGTTTCCAAACCAATCCTAATTATTGAATAACTATAAAAGCAAAAAGGTAATGAAGTTACAGAGGAGTTCTTCGAGGCACGTGCTTCTGGAGGTTGAAAGCATTTCAATGTTCTGCATTTCATTCATATCGACATGGCGCACACGGTACAGAAATATTTCCACTATTTTTGGACGGGCTGCCGGGGATTTGGCTATCTGGTGCCCCATGGGGCCCAGCCATTCTTGTTTTCCTTCTGGCCAATTATGCACACAAACAGACAGCTGGAGGTAAAAATTACAGAGAACGGGGCAGCGTCGCTCCTCCATTTCCAGCTGCTTATTAAGTCGTTGCAATGCAACTTCAAAGATGGCAATGGAAATTAACCAATTGCTGGCACAGAGAGACAAGCTGCTGTTAGGGTAATCTCTAGTTAGTCAGCAATTGGAGAGCTTCCTGTCAGAGCGAAATTCTCCAGTCCAATCAATTCTACCGACGTACTGTTTTGCATAACCAAATTGCCTTCAACATGCatataaataatgaatttCGGTAGCTAAAAAAGTTCATATAAAATCGTACGAAGAGTAAACCAAAAAAGGAGCCGTGACGAAGCAATCTTTATGCCTTTTGACAGTCCTCTaccgaaaatgaaaatgaaggAGTGAAGGCAGTTCGATGGATGGTCTCGGGAAAGTAATCAAAATTGTGGCCATAAATAGGTCTCACCCGAGATGAAGACTCTTTTgagaagctttttttttttggcaaacggCTCAATTATAAAAACGACAAGGAAAAAGAGTCGAACACCAAAGGTGAAGTCCAAATAACGACATAAAGGAGGAGAAGCTCTTAAAATTaatggaatatttaaattaacttaaaaaaaaagaaaacaaaattaatcgCAAGAAATTAAGATTTGGCAATttaaaaagatacaaaaacaCCTGCAAGTCTGAAAATTGTATATAAGAAAAGACCTACCCGAATTAAACACTATTAGATAATATGTAAAAAATCGCTAGAAAGGTATTAAATGTATGAAATTAATCAACTGAGCAAATCTTATccgaaatattaaatatatgaactttttacaaacacacaaaatacTAAACAAGGAAATTCAAACCGCTCCAATATGCATTTATATATGCAGTTATGTCGTTTGAATGgaaaagttaaacattttttcagacATAAGCCTTGCGTTAAGTAAACCAATTAATTTccacaaatcaaaacaaatttcgtCTTGTTAACACCAAAgtgtttccaaaaaaaaaaactaataccCTCAGTCATCAATAATTGACAACAAACATGCCAGCCAATAATAATCTGAAATATAGTTGTGAGAGTATCACTTTCACTTTGAAAACTAAGAAATGAGAAATCTAGGCTTAaccaaaaaattgatttaaagcGATTCAAACAAATGTCTTGAAGTCAAAgcgaaaaacaagaaaacacTGCTCTGGGCAAAGTTCAGGCACAAAGTGTTAAAAGCGTGAAAGAAAAACTTATCGACAGCTGTCAAAATGGCCCCAACTCAAGAGGAAACCGGCAAAtggcatttaaatgttttgacaAATGACAAATTTGCGGTAGCCATAAGCAGAAAAAATAAGAGAGAAGTTAAATAACTGGCAACTTGGGGCTGTACGGAGGTGGCCTTTTCAACGGCTGCCCGGCACCTGAACATTTTCAGAGTTATGTCTGGGCCCCTTGGCTCCCGATCCGCCCCTCAAATGTATTCACGTTTTGCAGCGCTGACAGCTTAAGTGAGAGAAGTATTGCTGATTAAATGTTTTGACAAATTGAATGCGCCACCAAAacactaaaatatttaaattattattattattattaagttgTATAAAAgctgtatttaaaattaaaaaaatgaattttggtCAGaagaaatttgaatttgaattaaagACACAAGCTTGAGAAGTATTCCAATTGACTAAagtaaataactaaatttctTAAACCAATTCGTATGTCTATCCATTCCagtatttatctttaaaatgtttttgcacTTAATTCATAGCTTTTTTCAATCCCACTTAACCCATTGAAACTTCAAATTCAAGTTTCCAGGCAAAACTTTTCTCATTCGGCCAAAAAGTTTGCTGTTGATCCTTCCCTATAACTTATATGCCATTTTCCTGCAATTACGTCAACATTTTTGTCTTGTTTGCAAAACTTTTGTGTTGacaattgccaaaaaaaaagctggCCAAAAGGAAACAACGGCAAACAGCAGCAAACTGCAATTTGGAGCTACCAAAAACATGCAAATGGCATACCAGGTCAACATCTGCGCCCCAACTACAACTTAAACTGcaggctgctgctgttggtcaGCGATAAAGTTTATCTCGAAAGTTGCCTTGCTTTTGGTTATCTGCGCCCCGTGAGATACTTGTACATTTTTCATTCaagccagtcagccagccagccaaccAATCAATAATTCTCATGGCACAAAGTTCAGAGCAATCCAGAGCAGCTGCCCAAGGAGGTGATTTATTGGCAATGTTGTCTTGAGGGCTTGTTCTCGACTTGTTTCGGTTTGAGCAATTTAATTGATTGGCCTGGGAAAAACTGTCAGAATTTGAATAATGAAGTTGGGAAGGGGATACGCAGGTCCCTGGGGAAGCCAATTGAAACTTAACGATTTAGATTCGTTAATATTATATGACCTCTTCAATGTCTTAATAATCTACTTTTGATATATCCTATTTTCAGTTGAATTCAAGAttgaagaaaagttaaaaatttaaggGACTTTTACTACATACGACTCGATCATTTAAGGATTAGTGGTTGGAACTTTAAGGTTTTTAAGAATACTAATATAATTGTAAAcgaaatgttatttaaaatgcatttgttTCAGACGAAAACGAAACCTAAAACCTGAAACTATCTATATACTATatttactaaaatatattaagtagAAAGAAGGCAGAAACATGGCCAGCAGTTCGAGGGTTCCACAATCAAAGGAGTCGCAGCTGAAATCGTTTAAAGCCCAGCTAAAGCCGACGTTCGCAACATGTTGGTGAACTTTGAGGAAATCATGAAGCTGGCTAGCCGAGAAAATAGCAGTCAAATCTGTAAGGCCACACAATGCGAACAGGATGCTCTGGAAATGCAAGTGCGTGCGGCTAATATGGTTCGCGCAGGAGAATCCCTGATGAAAATGGTGAACGACCTCAAGGAATTTCATATTCTCTACGATTTTCCCGCCATCGACAAGGATATCAAGAAGATGTCGGAGTTATGTAGTGCCAAGCAAATCGAGATTGATGAAAAGCTAGCGATAATAGCTAAAGACATGGAAGAGGAACTGTCCGACCTGGAGGAGGAGTACTACAGCACCTCACTCAAGTATCCCTAGGAATTTCGAGTGATTTCTGTTCAATTCATTCTAAATGCTTTGCATAAACTACTTTgtattatatacaaaaaaactcTTGTAtcttcgaaaaaaaataaacctttttaatatgtttaataacTACAAATGTTGGTAGTTACTTAATGTTACCTCATgagcaaataatttaatgtattcAATCTATTCAAGTATTGCTACCCAATGCTAAATATGAGAAAAACGAAGATATGAGTTTAATGCCAATTCAAcagcttttgcattttaatacGAAACGGTTTCTTCAATTCCTTTTTAGTTaagtaaaattatttgcaaccaaaaaagtaaatacataTTGTTCTTTACAagaattaaacttaattttcagttcgtagatatttttatatcattttaatcactttgtttaaatatatatcgtATTTTACTCCACTTCCAGCCCTTCGATTGCTTAAAACGGACGACTTGTACTCATCCGGTGGATCCGGAGGCCTCTATCCACCGCTTTTCAATGTGGTACCCCGTGCACAGATCTCGGTGAATGCCACATGTGGCCAGAACGGAGCTGAGGAGTACTGCAAACAGGTCGGGGCCAAGCCGTGTGGAATCTGCAATGCCCACTCCTCGGATCGGGCCAAGCAGCGCTCCATTCAGTCGCTGATCTCGACGGGCTCCGGATCTGACGAAGGCTGGTGGCAATCACCGACGCTCCAGGGTGGCCGGCAGTTTGAGTACGTGACCATCTTACTGGATCTGAAGCAGGTAAGTCCAGCCTAGTCCAAATGGAGTCCCATCTCAGGGCTGTCATCTAACCCATCTGAAATTGGCCGGGATAAGCTCTTGTGACAGACGAGCTGTGATCCAGTTTGTAATTAAGCCGCTGAGTTGTCACTCATTTACAAGCGATTTAACGCCAGCTCCATGATCCATCGCAGGTACATGCCTCGGACTGTCTCATTGGAACTTTGAAATATGATCTTCGCGGGGCTTGACTGGCACTGAAACCCGTTTGATGCCCAGTCAGTTCTAATACTCAAAATGGCAAACATAAATTGGCTTTGATAGAGTTTTGATTAAGTCATATTGGTTTACATACTGTTATTTTTATGGCGACTTTCCCTGAACAGAGAAATGGGCAATCGGCTTTCATTTCCGGTGTTGATTTGGATGGGCAACGTGTCTTAGCAGATGAGGTTAATTTGATGCTTTACTAACACACATGCAgcagttattattttttgttttaattgacctcttaattactaaaaatttaaagctctatttaaattaaaaatattggacACATagatgtaatttaaaaaaaaaattaaatttttgtatttaatctataaacaaataaaaaaaaaatttataatataccCACCATCCTAATATGTAGGATATTCGATGGCCCCAGCAGATAGTACAAATTTGAGGACTTAAAAATTCCACTTGTCTtaccatatttaaaatttaccaaAGGGATTACATTAACATTACATTaacatttttctcaaagtttattctaaacacaaatttaaactAGTTGCCCAATTAAAATAGCATAGACCTCCCAGAAGGCGTCTGTTaccatattttatttcacacTTGCGGCGGATCTTTAAATCTCGATTGGGTGCTAATCGCTCGCGATAGTGTTAATTGGAATTTCAAAGTGCGCGCTGCACCAGAATCCGAATCCGATCGACCCGCTATTGGCCAATAATGTGCTGAAAACTGAGAGGAAATGAAACGGAAAATGTATATCATCTGTTTAGCATCAGCCGACACAAAGTTGACATTTCAAGTGCGGCTTGCACTCGAGTCTTCCCTCAGATATTTCAATGTTTTGATATAATTCCATCGGTGCCTTATGTCTTATGCCATATGCCATATTCCACGGGACCGGACCATTCCGACACACAAAGATTGCTGGCCCAAGACCAAGGCAAAGGCATTGAGGGTgcacttaattaaaatgagaAGCAGCCAAGAAGAGGAGGAATATATCCACAGGCTGgaagtgatttaaaattaaaaacattgtttttgcATATGCCTTAAAGTATGAAAGATTTATGACAGCCATGCGCTGCTCTCCgagtttattaataaattcctGCACGTCTTCCATACAAAGGGGCAACTTCATACAGAAGCATTTAAATTGGTCTCTTCACTTAATTAATTCTGACAATACCTATTTCTAGTTGCCAAACAGAATGCCAAATATAAATCACAAAACCTTTTATGGCATCTGCCTAACTCTTTGTATATGTCAACCGCTtggccgttttttttttttaatgcaattttgtaGCATGGACTACATTTTTGGCCAGACAACGAACACAAAATGTATGGGTTCCCATGATTTTCCAGATATGGACACAGCGGATGTCGAGGAAACGAAGTCAAATGAGGGGCATGTGTCAAAATTTACACGCTCTCATTGCGTTGATTTGCTTGAGTGACAAAGAATATTCAGAGCTGTCCggatttgaaaaaaaatctttttttttttgcttgatTTTGTATTACTccaggttttttttaaaagtttaaaaattaaattaaaaaaaaattgtttatttttatttaaatcattgaTTGAAATAGGGAATtgcaatattttatataaatgatGCATGCATTCATACCCTAACCAGTAATGAACACTTTTACTCAGCTTTTAAGTTGTTTGCTCATttctttgaacatttttccAAGCACTTTTCACAGCTGCTGGCTGTCCCCTTCAATAAGCATCGACATTATAAATTGTCCCCCAACAAGTTCACTAATTAGCTATCTCCACAATTAAGTGTGTTGTGTGATTTGGCTGTGAACATATCCTATGCATTTGTCACAACTATTTAGAAACACATTAGAGAGATATCGTCTCTGTTTGTTGCCCAATGTCAAGCCAACCGAAACAGAACACGATTTATGACCTCAGACGAAACTTGACATTGACGTTGGTTGTCTGGGGCGACAAAATCTTATGGGACTTCCAGACTTCGACGGATTTCTCCACCGCGGCGTGGATTTTAACAATTAGACTAATCGAGTGATTTACAACAACAACGGATAGGAACGAGATAGAAACGACAGGCGTGTGTCAACGATTTGAcagcttaaaatatttctatctGCGCTGGGAAAAAGGCGACAGACTGCGGTCCTCCAGTCCTCGCAAACTGGTCAGAACCGTAGAGAACCAGAGATTGTCCGTCTATAAGTCTATATGTCTCTTTGTCAGCCAGGCAGTCAGCCATCCAGTCTGTCAGTTTGCCAGTAAGCAGTCTGTCATCCTGTCTGTTCGTACAACAATGTCTAGATTTATGCTTGAATGGCTTTGGGGCGCGCGTGACTAATTGAAAGTCTAGCAAGAATTCGAGGAACAACTCGGACAATGGCTCCAAAACTGTGACGGCAGTTCTGCCATATAATGTTCTGAAATGGAAAGCATATTCTGTTTAAATATAGATTATAGGATAATCGCCTGAaggaatataaattaatttttccaaaaaataatctaataatGAATTAATGTAaggtaataattttttaaataacaatttgatTAAGAAAAATTGGCGAGGTGTctgtaattgaatttttaagttaaattggattaaaaatgtttaattcataaaaaactgcaaaattaaatttgttttaagaacTAAATGTTGCTTTGTATTAAATTGACTGTAATATCAAAACTTTAGAGTCATAGATTTTTCATTATTGGCGGCAAACATCTGACCAGTCTTAGAAAAACGTGTATTTCCAATTTCAAATGTTTGATGTTTGCTTTTCAATACAGACATTTAATTGCTTCATTAAATTTAGCCAAATTTGGCCAATGAAAAAAGGTATATAAAATGCTAGGGGCTGGTCATTTGGCATCGCTATTGGTTTCGTAACTGTAATTCAAATGTTTGACAAGTTGTTGCAACATTTGCAGcgccaacagcagcaacaaaacaataacaaccaATGACTGCCGAAAGAAACAAATGCAACAACAAGGGGCAAAGCGTGTTACAAGCCACGTACGAGACGCATTTTAGGCAcagcaattattttaatggtcaatttatttatttgtttggtcTCGTgatttttcggttttttttccTCTCGACATTTTCCCTGAATTTGCCTTTTAAAGAATGCTTCCTCAGTTCACGCTGCTGCAGCAGTtgcttttgcatttgcatgaATTTCCTgcaagtattttttatttttttttttagctgggGTCTTAACGTGATTGAAGCTTCGCTTGAATTGTTTTCATGTCATTTACCAGGAAgcggattttatttttaatggccaATGGAACATGGCGAGCAAAAGCGAGAAAATGGATATAATAACGTATTAAATTCTTTTAGTGAAGAGCTTTTTAACACGAAAGCAGTTTCATTAAATAAGCTGACTCTAAATTCTGATATTTTGTGCTCATAAATCATTATTGTTGTGACTGctaaaactaataataatttatttatttcaccaacaaaaaaaaaaatagattctAAAGACTTACAAGTATTTTAGGTGCAGCTAGTGAGTTATTCAAAACCACATTCCATTAGCATTTAGAGCATTAAGCTTTATAATAAACCTCACACCATACTTATTGGCTACTTGTTCAATTCGGATAACTCAGTTTTATGTCTTGAAGTCCAAACAAGTTATTCAAAACTTTGTTCATTCTTTAGCCGCATTAATGCGCCAATTTTCAGAGATAAAAACTTGCAGCAGACACAAAACTTTGCGATTACTTCAGTGCGAGCAGCACACCCGTCGAAATGTCTGAGTGAGCGCTATAGAATAGAGGAAAAAAAGTCAAGAAAACGTGCAAAAATATACGAGAAATATGTCTACCATGTGGGTTCATTCACCATGTTATCTAAAAGCGTGCCAAACCATAAAACTCACACAAAAAATAGCAGATTCTGTTTCCTCCAATGGGCCACCAAACTTTAtaatttgccaaaaaatatgCCGAGATAATATGGCTGTCTACTAGAAAAggctaaaataaaactaaaagcaaGTCCTACATTTGTtgtcttttattttagctCCTTCACTCTGTCTACTTCAATTTTTCCGctcgtttatttttaaaattgttacgATGCCCTGAGTTTTCATAGTTTTCACAGTGTGTTTTTGGCAATTAACTGAGCGTTcgtgttagttttttttttttttgggtgcttGGGCGCAGAGGAAGTTTCCTGTCAGTTGTTACGCCCGATGGATTTTCTTCATTGAGcgataaatatttgattgcCATAAATGTTAATTCGTGTAATTTACGACATGCAATGGTTCCCCTTTTATAACTCAAATTAACCCCCATTCCCACtgaataatttaacaatttagtTAGTCTCTGTTTGATTTGGCCTTATCAGTTGACAAGTATCTGGTAACTGGTTTCGATGCATAAACAATAACTCACTCCCTCTGAGGAGAATCCACGGCACTGACCAAATATTTATACTAAGAGTGATCTCCATCGGTCCGTTGTAAACAAGTTTGCTGTTGGTTGTTGCCGTCAATTGGCCGAAACTGATAAAAACGTCAAAGTGTTACCCCTGAAGGCCTTCACCTGCCGCTTCTTCGATTGCAATCTACAACGATTTTCACATCTCCACAGGGAAGGAGGAGCTCCTTTTCATAGTTCGCCTTCTTTATCTGGAacttgttttggttttttgctCAATGGCCAGCAATAGGAAGTCAGTTCAGAAGCCCGCGTTGCTCTTGAGCTGATTGCAATCAAGGTTTCGGACAGAAATTTGATGGGGACAACATAATTCACTAGAGATAACTTATCGCCTTAATTCGTGTGTCTCAAGTTCAGTGGCTTCTCACCGAGTAATCGGCACTGCAGGAATTCCACATGCTATAGTTAAACAAGACTAAGGATATAGGCGATTTATATCCTTAAAAAACTCAGTACGatctatatttttaaatgatccTGTGATGCCCTATGATGTTCACCCCAAAAAGTCAAAtgaaagtaaatatatttacattacatatttttgaagATTTTAAGCATCTTACAATATATaacgtttataaaaaaacacgaagtagcctttttgaaaattatatgaGAGTATCATTCTTAAGAGACTATTTATTAGATTAAGATATATTTGcgatattttttaagttttattaatttcatatAAATCTTTTCGGCatcgaaaaatatatttaaatagacAGAAGGCACTTTATGAGAATGCCACGTTTTAATCGcgtaaataatattattttaggacatacatatattcttaTAAGGGTCAGCATCCCTTTTCTCTAATTTGTTATGACTTCTTACATGATAGTTATGTGGTTTCCTTTTTCACAATTTCTTAATCTCTTACTAGTATGAGCTCACAAATCCATTCCCGTGAATCATTTTGGTACGTGAGAAGATAGGGAACCGTATCACTTAGCCAATCCAGAATTGCCAACTCCCTGACACTGTCATTTTTCTCTATGAGAAAGTCGTTCTGCAAAGCAATATTAATCGGGTATTATAAAACGTATTTTTGGGACTTACcagaaaattaagaaaatgcTGCAATTCAGCACCTTGGGAAGCCATTACTTTTTattcttcaaatatttttttttgtatttgaacTGGGAAGACCAAGTCGTTGGAAAAATGTAGTTATGCGGACACCCGAACTAGTTTACGTTTGGTTACAAACtgcacaataaaatattttttccatcttatttatacaattttcaCTCCATGATCTGTTGGGTCAAAtcatgtttttgtttaattcccATT
This genomic stretch from Drosophila gunungcola strain Sukarami unplaced genomic scaffold, Dgunungcola_SK_2 000001F, whole genome shotgun sequence harbors:
- the LOC128262437 gene encoding LOW QUALITY PROTEIN: mediator of RNA polymerase II transcription subunit 22 (The sequence of the model RefSeq protein was modified relative to this genomic sequence to represent the inferred CDS: inserted 1 base in 1 codon) encodes the protein MASSSRVPQSKESQLKSFKAQLKXDVRNMLVNFEEIMKLASRENSSQICKATQCEQDALEMQVRAANMVRAGESLMKMVNDLKEFHILYDFPAIDKDIKKMSELCSAKQIEIDEKLAIIAKDMEEELSDLEEEYYSTSLKYP